One Williamsia phyllosphaerae genomic window, CCGACCGAGCGCACGCCGCTGCGGTGTCGGAGAAGATCGAGTGGATCGAGGCCGACGCGAGCGCATGGGAGCCGTCGCAGCGCTGGGATCTGGTGATGACCAACTATGCCCATCCGGCGATCCCACAGCTGGATTTCTATCTCCGACTGGCGCAGTGGGTCGCGCCCGGCGGCACCATCCTGATCGTCGGCCACCGCAGTGGCGACCACGACCACGGCTCACATGACGAGGCGGGTCACCCGCCACACGAGGCCACCGCGACGCTCGACGGCATCACGAGTCGTCTCGACGCGGCGATCTGGCGGATCGAGACGGCCGCTGATCGCACCCGGAACACCGGCGGTGGCCACGCGCACTCAGGAACACTGCACGACGTGGTCGTCCGGGCCACGCGCCGCGCGGACGATCACCAGTAGACGCCGGGCACCAGTCGCGCGATCCGCTTGGCCGACTTCGGCAGTCCTGCGTTCTGTATCGACGCCGGGACCGGCGACTTCTTCGACTTCCCGGATTCGGTGGCCGGATCGGGTGCTTCGCCCTTGGCCGCCATGGATTCCGGGAACAGCCGGTACGCCTGGTGGAGTAGAGCGTTCTTGAACCTCGGCGCGAACAGCCCGGTGAACTCAGCGATGGTGCCGACCGGGGTGTCGATGCGCACCGGACGCTTCTCCATCGCCCGGATCACCATCTCCGCGGCGTCATCCGGCGACGACGTCGGCATCGACTGGTAGATCGTGGTCGGTGCGATCATCGGCGTCCGGACGAGCGGCATCTTGATCGAGGTGAAGGTGATGCCGTCGTCGTGGACCTCGGAGGCGATGACGTCGCTGAACGCATCGAGCGCGGCCTTGCTCGCCACGTAGGCCGAGAACCGCGGGACCTTGGTCTGCACACCGATCGACGAGATGTTGACGACGTGGCCGAATCGTCGTTCCCGCATGCTCGGCAACAATGCCAGCACCAGGCGCACGGCACCGAAGTAGTTCACCGACATGGTGCGCTCGTAGTCGTGCATCCGGTCGGTGGACCGCACCACACCGCGTCGGATCGATCGACCGGCGTTGTTGACCAGGTAGTCGACGTGATCATGTTCGTCCAGAACGGTTTTCACCATCGTCTCCACCGACTCGGTGTCGGTGATGTCGCACGGGTACCCGTGTGCGTCGCCGCCCTCCGCGCGGATCTCGGCCACCGCGGTCTCGAGGTCCTCGACGCCACGCGCCACCAGGATCACGCGTGCGCCGCGCTTGGCGGCCTTGTGCGCGGTGGCCAGTCCGATGCCCGACGATCCGCCGGTGATCATCACCCGACGACCGGCCAGCTCACCCGCGGGACTGGGGCGCCGCGCGCGGTTCGGGTCGAGGTTGTCGTACCAGTACTCCCACAGCACGTCGGCGTAGTCGGTGAACTCGGGCACCGACAAACCGCTGCCCGCCAACGCCTTCTGCGTCTCCGTGGAGGTGAAGACCGACGGGAAGGTCAGGTGGTCGATGACCACCGGCGGCACGCCGAGCTGATCGAGCACGAGGTCGCGCGCGATCTTGAGGCCGGGCAGCTCGCTCAACCGCAGGGCCGGACCCGCGATCGCCTCGGGTACCGAGCCGACGGCCATCGGGGCGCCGGCCGCGGCCGCGAGCGCACCGTAGATCTCGCGCGTCGACTGCGGACGCGGGTTGACGAGGTGGAATGCGCGGCCGTCGAGGTCGTCGCCGTGCACGAGCTCGACCATCGCCGCGGCGACGTAGTCGACCGGGACCACGTTGGTGTTGCCGATCTCGGGGACCAGCGTCGGCAGCAGCGAGGGCAGCGCTCCGAGCAGGCGCAGCGCGGTGAAGAAGTAGTACGGGCCGTCGATCTTGTCCATCTCGCCGGTCACCGAGTCGCCGACCACGATCGCCGGGCGGTATACCCGCCAGCGCAGCCCCTCCGCGTCGCGGACCATCTTCTCCGCGGTGAACTTGGTCGCGTGGTACGGCGACGGCAGCCCCTGACCGAGGTCGAAGTCGTCCTCGGTGAACTTCCCGACGTGGTCACCGGCCACCGCGACCGACGACACGTGGTGCAGGGTGGCGTCGAGACGCAGCGCGAGGTCGATGACCGCGCGGGTGCCGTTGACGTTGGCGGCCTCGGACTCGGCGGCGCTGGCGGTCATGTCGTAGACCGCACCGAGATGGATGATGTGGTCGGCATCCGGGGTGTCGTCCCCCAGGCCGAGTCCGGGCTGCGTCAGGTCCCCCACGAGCGGGGTGACGCGCTCACCACCGAGCCACGTCGCGGCGAGTCGTTCGATCCGCGGCACCGACGACGACCGCACGAGTGCGTACACCTGCGCCGCGGGCTCGCGTTCGAGCAGGCGGGCGACCACTCGGCGACCGAGAAAGCCGGTCGCACCGGTGACGATATAAGTGGACATCAGACCTCCGCGTCGGGATTCGATTTCGCCAGTCCATGGTGGCGCATCGACCGCCTTCGCGTCAGCGAGTCGCGATATGTGACCGCTGGTCGAACCGATCCTGCGCATCGACCACCGTCTCGATGTGCTGGGTGGTCCACCCGTAGAGGGCGAGCATCGGTTCGTACAGGGAGGATCCCAACGACGTCAGCTGATAGGTGACGGCGACGGGTCCGCTCGTCGCGACGGTGCGTTCGATCATGCCGTTGCGTTCGAGTCCACGCAGGGTGCTCGTCAGCACCTTCTGCGAGATGCCGTCCACACGACGGCGTAGTTCGTTGAATCTGCTCGGCCCCTCGTCCAGGACGCAGATCACCAGAACGGTCCACTTGTCGGCGATCTGGTCGAGGAGTAGCCGTGCCGGACAATCCCGTTGCAGCGCCGACATAGAGGCCGGCGCCGCGGCCACCTGGGGGATACCTGGTGAGGTCATGGTTTCTATTTAACACCACGTTCCTAACGGATACCGTGGAGGCATGCCAACCACCAGTCCCATCCCGTTCACCAGCGCAGTCCACTGGCCCGTCGGCCGTCAGACGTTCACCTCGGTCAGCGACGGCTACTTCCAGACCGACCTCTTCGTCTTCCCCACCTTCGACCGCGACGTGGCCGGTGGCCTGCAGCGTGCCGCCCACCGGAGGACCGAGCCCCGGATCTCGCACAACATGTATGTGGTCCGGGGCCCAGACCACGCGCCGGTGCTCATCGACGCGGGGATGGGAGACGGGTGGGGGCCCACCATGGGGCATCTGCCGTTGGCGTTGTCGTCGATCGGTGTCGGCGCCGACGAGGTCGGCACGGTGTTGCTCACACATCTCCATCTCGACCACTGCGCCGGCCTGACCGACCGGGACGGCACGGCTCGTTTCCCGAACGCGGAGTTGGTCGTGCACGCCGCCGAGGTCGAGTACTGGCTCGAGGGAGACAGCGCGACGCCGTCCGACGACGACCCACCCTGGGCGGAGTCGGTCACCCGGCGGGGCGCCGCTGCGGCGGTGGCCCCCTATCGAGATCGGCTGCGCACCTTCGACTGCGAGCAGCTCGTCGTTCCGGGCATCACCGCCGTTCCCTTGATCGGACACACCC contains:
- a CDS encoding class I SAM-dependent methyltransferase → MHDFDQTYWETHWRESPLPTAGSRVPPPNPYVVDETRDLTPGTALDAGCGVGSEAIWLAGQGWKVTGVDISATALEAAADRAHAAAVSEKIEWIEADASAWEPSQRWDLVMTNYAHPAIPQLDFYLRLAQWVAPGGTILIVGHRSGDHDHGSHDEAGHPPHEATATLDGITSRLDAAIWRIETAADRTRNTGGGHAHSGTLHDVVVRATRRADDHQ
- a CDS encoding SDR family oxidoreductase, which codes for MSTYIVTGATGFLGRRVVARLLEREPAAQVYALVRSSSVPRIERLAATWLGGERVTPLVGDLTQPGLGLGDDTPDADHIIHLGAVYDMTASAAESEAANVNGTRAVIDLALRLDATLHHVSSVAVAGDHVGKFTEDDFDLGQGLPSPYHATKFTAEKMVRDAEGLRWRVYRPAIVVGDSVTGEMDKIDGPYYFFTALRLLGALPSLLPTLVPEIGNTNVVPVDYVAAAMVELVHGDDLDGRAFHLVNPRPQSTREIYGALAAAAGAPMAVGSVPEAIAGPALRLSELPGLKIARDLVLDQLGVPPVVIDHLTFPSVFTSTETQKALAGSGLSVPEFTDYADVLWEYWYDNLDPNRARRPSPAGELAGRRVMITGGSSGIGLATAHKAAKRGARVILVARGVEDLETAVAEIRAEGGDAHGYPCDITDTESVETMVKTVLDEHDHVDYLVNNAGRSIRRGVVRSTDRMHDYERTMSVNYFGAVRLVLALLPSMRERRFGHVVNISSIGVQTKVPRFSAYVASKAALDAFSDVIASEVHDDGITFTSIKMPLVRTPMIAPTTIYQSMPTSSPDDAAEMVIRAMEKRPVRIDTPVGTIAEFTGLFAPRFKNALLHQAYRLFPESMAAKGEAPDPATESGKSKKSPVPASIQNAGLPKSAKRIARLVPGVYW
- a CDS encoding winged helix-turn-helix transcriptional regulator; its protein translation is MTSPGIPQVAAAPASMSALQRDCPARLLLDQIADKWTVLVICVLDEGPSRFNELRRRVDGISQKVLTSTLRGLERNGMIERTVATSGPVAVTYQLTSLGSSLYEPMLALYGWTTQHIETVVDAQDRFDQRSHIATR
- a CDS encoding MBL fold metallo-hydrolase: MPTTSPIPFTSAVHWPVGRQTFTSVSDGYFQTDLFVFPTFDRDVAGGLQRAAHRRTEPRISHNMYVVRGPDHAPVLIDAGMGDGWGPTMGHLPLALSSIGVGADEVGTVLLTHLHLDHCAGLTDRDGTARFPNAELVVHAAEVEYWLEGDSATPSDDDPPWAESVTRRGAAAAVAPYRDRLRTFDCEQLVVPGITAVPLIGHTPGHSGYRVGTGSDSILVVGDIVHVPAVQGPRPDASVIFDVDPDAAVHARKTLFVEADRDEFRIAGAHTEFPGVSLVRRTGDGYQIVPDLWVGSIGA